The sequence ACTTGGAGTCGTAATGACAACTTGAACTTCTTCTTTCCCTGGGTTGATCGCATTGATCAACGGCAGCAAGAAGGTGTGCGTTTTTCCTGATCCGGTTTGCGATTGTCCAATGACGCTTTTTCCTTTTTTTATTGCTGGAATAAGTTTATCTTGAACTTCTGTCGGTTCAGTAAAGCCTATTTCGTTAATAGCTTGTATTAAGAATGGTTGTAAATCAAATTTTTCAAATGTATGGTTCATTGTTACGCCTCTTTTCTCTCGATACTCTTTTGCATCCTTCGTATTGTAACACAAACTGTCCTATTTCGTTACTAAAATGCTAGCTTTATTAAGATTTTGCCATTGTTTTTCAAGATCAATTCTCGCTAGATTTTTCTTCAGTGCTAAGAAAAGAACAGAAAAATGAGAGAAAGAGTAATTGATTCAAACTCAAAAAAACAGTACAATGTATAAGATAACCGCGCGCTAAACATTTATAAGTAAATATAGGGGTTAGATTGAAGGAGAGGTAAAGACAAATGAGTAAAGAAAAAATCGCTCTATTCACCATTTTTGGTGGGACTGGAGACCTAGCAAAGAGAAAGTTATACCCTTCTCTTTATCGCTTATACAAAAAAGGCTTTCTGGCCGAAAAGTTCGCAGTCATTGGAACAGCAAGAAGAGAATGGACAGACGAGTACTACCGTGACATCGTAATGGATTCAATCAATGGATTGGCAGAGTCTTATGAACATGCAGCTGAATTTGCTAGCCACTTCTATTACCAATCGCATAACGTGACGGATATTGAACATTACAGTACATTGAAAAAGCTGACTGAAACGTTAGATGAAAAGTATCAATTAGAAGGCAACCGCTTATTCTACTTAGCTATGTCTCCTAACTTTTTTGGCATTATTTCACAGAACTTAAAAGACGGCTTATTGTTGACAGATTCTGGCTTTAACCGTTTGATCATTGAAAAACCTTTTGGTCACAATTACAGTAGTGCCTTAGAATTAAACGAACAAATTCGCGCATCCTTTGCAGAAGATCAAATTTATCGAATCGATCACTATCTTGGCAAAGAAATGGTGCAGAATATTTCAGCGGTTCGTTTTGCTAATAATATGTTTGAATCTATGTGGAATAATCGCTACATCGACAATATCCAAATCACATTAAGCGAATCTCTGGGGGTTGAAGAACGCGGCGGGTATTACGATACTAGCGGCGCGTTAAGAGATATGCTGCAAAACCATATTCTCCAAATGGTTTCTTTACTTGCTATGGAACCTCCTACACGCTTGCATGATAAAGAAATTCGTGCTGAAAAAATTAAAGCACTTCAAGCTGTCCGCTTATTCAAACCTGAAGATGTTCCGCATTACTTGGTACGGGGTCAATATGGCCGCAGTACGGTCAATGGCGAACACTTCGAAGGGTATCGCGAGGAGTTGAATGTTGCTCCCGATTCGCAAACGGAAACTTTTGTTGCCGGAAAAATCATGATCGATAATTTCAGATGGTCAGGTGTACCTTTCTATTTCCGAACTGGTAAACGTCTAGCCGAAAAAGGAACACAAATCGATATTGAATTTAAAAATGTCCCTTTGAATTTATTTAACGATAATAGCGATGAACCGTTGCCTCCAAATGTATTAACGATTTATATCCAGCCAACAGAAGGTTTCTCTTTAGAACTGAACACTAAAAAAGTAGGACTTGGGCT is a genomic window of Carnobacterium sp. CP1 containing:
- the zwf gene encoding glucose-6-phosphate dehydrogenase — its product is MSKEKIALFTIFGGTGDLAKRKLYPSLYRLYKKGFLAEKFAVIGTARREWTDEYYRDIVMDSINGLAESYEHAAEFASHFYYQSHNVTDIEHYSTLKKLTETLDEKYQLEGNRLFYLAMSPNFFGIISQNLKDGLLLTDSGFNRLIIEKPFGHNYSSALELNEQIRASFAEDQIYRIDHYLGKEMVQNISAVRFANNMFESMWNNRYIDNIQITLSESLGVEERGGYYDTSGALRDMLQNHILQMVSLLAMEPPTRLHDKEIRAEKIKALQAVRLFKPEDVPHYLVRGQYGRSTVNGEHFEGYREELNVAPDSQTETFVAGKIMIDNFRWSGVPFYFRTGKRLAEKGTQIDIEFKNVPLNLFNDNSDEPLPPNVLTIYIQPTEGFSLELNTKKVGLGLETETLKLEQKHSAETTANSPEAYEKLILDCLNGDSTNFTHWDEVASSWKFVDIIRQAWDNETIDFPNYPSGSMGPIESDLLLTKDGFQWHWCPTKE